A section of the Pygocentrus nattereri isolate fPygNat1 chromosome 18, fPygNat1.pri, whole genome shotgun sequence genome encodes:
- the LOC108440566 gene encoding zinc metalloproteinase-disintegrin bilitoxin-1-like, protein MWNLTRAAQTLTYVKMSVCAVDRGFFRAGGQDYMIEPLTGSETGEHGVFKAEFFRSVSFSCGVTNETLDSALPRFNIRVQHRSVFADQDSQTQTILDEQKYIEMFLVVDNSEFQKLGSDVTKVRKRMFQIINFVNMVYFPLHTFIGLVGLEVWSDGDKINVTSSAAKTLSAFTQWRTNELNTVKENDNAQLITAINFGSIVGLANVGSLCTMDSTTLVRDFSSNALETGAVLAHELGHNLGMLHDTSSCSCVEAHCIMAPVLSNPPPEHFSNCSVADYVQFLQSSPALQCLLNEPANGSIISPPICGNGFQEEGEECDCGPMEECTDPCCHAATCTFTQGSQCSSGDCCNNCKFLPLATMCRNIQSECDLPEYCSGMSADCPEDTYRVDGLPCRNNSGYCYEGQCPLKLDQCISMWGDTAEVALESCYNLNTRGTHYAYCSRPYPQDYIGCAEKDIMCGKLFCSNGTAVPLFGTGVTLGSCKLTIYSDPTMDYGQVKSGTKCGDGRVRES, encoded by the exons ATGTGGAATTTGACTAGGGCTGCTCAAACTCTCACATATGTAAAGATGTCTGTTTGTGCTGTGGACAGAGGGTTTTTCAGGGCAGGAGGTCAGGACTACATGATTGAGCCTCTGACGGGCAGTGAAACTGGAGAACATGGCGTGTTTAAAGCTGAATTTTTCAGAAGCGTCAGCTTCTCCTGTGGAGTCACCAATGAAACCCTGGACTCTGCACTGCCCAGATTCAACATCAGAGTGCAGCATCGATCTGTG TTTGCTGATCAAgattcacaaacacaaactatTCTGGATGAGCAGAAGTACATTGAGATGTTTCTGGTCGTGGACAACAGTGAG TTTCAGAAGTTAGGGAGTGACGTGACCAAAGTGAGGAAGAggatgtttcagatcatcaactTTGTTAACATG GTTTACTTTCCCTTACACACATTCATCGGTCTGGTGGGGTTGGAGGTGTGGTCAGATGGAGATAAGATAAATGTCACTTCCTCTGCAGCCAAAACTCTGTCTGCTTTTACACAATGGAGGACAAATGAACTGAACACTGTCAAGGAAAACGACAATGCCCAGCTCATCAC AGCCATAAACTTTGGCTCCATAGTGGGCCTGGCCAACGTGGGAAGCCTATGCACCATGGACTCCACCACTTTAGTTCGG gATTTCTCGTCCAATGCCCTGGAGACAGGAGCCGTGTTAGCACATGAACTTGGACACAACCTGGGCATGCTTCACGATACATCGTCCTGCTCCTGCGTCGAGGCTCACTGCATCATGGCTCCAGTACTCAG TAACCCCCCTCCAGAGCACTTCAGTAACTGCAGTGTGGCAGATTATGTGCAGTTCCTGCAGTCGTCTCCTGCTCTGCAGTGTTTGCTGAATGAACCTGCTAATGGCTCCATCATCTCCCCGCCCATCTGCGGAAACGGCTTccaggaggagggagaggaatGTGACTGCGGCCCCATGGAG GAGTGTACAGACCCGTGCTGCCATGCTGCCACCTGCACCTTCACCCAGGGATCACAGTGCTCCTCTGGTGATTGCTGTAACAACTGCAAG TTCCTGCCTCTGGCCACCATGTGTCGGAACATTCAAAGTGAGTGTGACCTGCCTGAGTACTGCAGTGGGATGAGCGCAGACTGTCCAGAAGACACATACCGAGTGGACGGCCTTCCCTGCAGAAACAACAGTGGCTACTGCTACGAAGGCCAGTGTCCACTCAAACTGGACCAGTGCATCAGCATGTGGGGAGATA CTGCTGAAGTGGCCCTGGAGTCCTGCTACAATCTGAACACAAGAGGCACACATTACGCATACTGCAGTCGCCCGTACCCACAGGATTATATAGGGTGTGCAGAGAA gGATATAATGTGTGGAAAGCTTTTCTGCTCTAATGGAACAGCAGTACCGCTGTTTGGGACAGGAGTGACGTTGGGTTCATGTAAACTCACGATTTACAGCGACCCCACTATGGACTATGGGCAGGTCAAAAGCGGGACAAAGTGTGGAGATGGACGGGTGAGAGAAAGTTGA